In one Alphaproteobacteria bacterium genomic region, the following are encoded:
- a CDS encoding S41 family peptidase — protein MAAPAPDAFAQDTDKDQPDTFEMLDLFGEVFNRVREDYVEEISDKDLIEAAIKGMLNSLDPHSAYMDEETFQAMQTHTRGEFGGLGIEVSMDESGFVRVVSPIDDTPADRAGIEAGDLISHLDGDAVKGLTLNEAVEKMRGPVGAEIVLTILREGVAEPFDITITRDKIQIQSVRSRLEGDVGYIRITSFSGQTQSGLERAIDEIKQEAGDGLLGYVLDLRNNPGGLLNQGVSVSDTFLERGEIVSTRGRDPEEIQRFQATPGDLTDGLPIVVLINGGSASASEIVAGALQDQQRAILLGTPTFGKGSVQTITPLSRNNAAIKLTTQRFYTPSGTSIQQLGIKPDITVERARVEVIDGGQRRFERDLDGSLENENGDVENDDRAATDTTIDDYQLARALDLVRGISLYRTQSSN, from the coding sequence GTGCGCGAGGATTACGTCGAGGAGATCAGCGACAAGGATCTGATCGAGGCCGCGATCAAAGGCATGCTGAACAGTCTGGATCCGCATTCGGCCTATATGGACGAGGAAACCTTCCAGGCCATGCAAACCCATACCCGCGGCGAGTTCGGCGGGCTTGGGATCGAGGTCAGCATGGATGAAAGTGGATTTGTCCGGGTCGTCTCGCCGATTGACGACACGCCGGCGGACCGGGCCGGTATCGAGGCCGGGGACCTGATTTCCCATCTCGACGGTGATGCGGTGAAGGGCCTGACACTGAACGAGGCCGTCGAGAAGATGCGCGGCCCGGTCGGTGCCGAAATCGTGCTGACCATCCTGCGGGAAGGCGTCGCGGAGCCCTTCGATATCACCATTACCCGCGACAAAATCCAGATTCAGTCGGTGCGCAGCCGTCTGGAAGGGGATGTCGGATATATCCGCATCACCAGCTTCTCCGGTCAGACGCAAAGCGGCCTGGAACGCGCAATCGATGAGATCAAGCAGGAAGCCGGCGACGGCCTCTTGGGCTACGTCCTGGACCTGCGAAACAATCCGGGTGGCCTGCTGAACCAGGGCGTGTCCGTTTCCGACACCTTCCTGGAGCGCGGCGAAATCGTCTCCACCCGCGGTCGCGACCCGGAGGAAATCCAGCGCTTCCAGGCGACGCCGGGCGATCTTACCGACGGCCTGCCGATCGTGGTGCTGATCAATGGCGGCTCCGCCAGTGCATCGGAAATCGTTGCCGGCGCCCTTCAGGATCAGCAGCGGGCCATCCTTCTCGGCACACCGACCTTCGGCAAAGGGTCCGTTCAGACGATCACCCCGCTAAGCCGCAACAACGCCGCCATCAAGCTGACCACCCAGCGCTTCTACACCCCCAGCGGCACGTCGATCCAGCAGTTGGGCATCAAGCCGGACATCACCGTCGAACGCGCCCGGGTAGAGGTGATCGACGGCGGTCAGCGGCGTTTCGAGCGCGATCTGGACGGCTCTCTGGAAAACGAGAACGGCGACGTCGAGAATGACGACCGGGCGGCGACCGATACGACGATCGACGACTACCAGCTTGCACGCGCACTCGACCTTGTGCGCGGAATCAGCTTGTATCGGACTCAGTCGTCCAACTAA